The genomic interval CATTGCCTCTAACAGAAAAATTGTATAAAATTTTAGAGCCTAAAATTGGTAAAAAATCCATTGTAGGAGAAAAGGGGGATGAATAATGCCTGATTTAATTGATGGATCTGAAAATGTATCTGTTCACGGTATTTTCAATTGGATTTTATTGTTGTTCATATTTTCAGTTATAACAGTAATTGGTAATTATGTTGGTTACCAACATCCTATAGCGGAATCTCTTGTTGGAATAGGCATATTGTCATTTATTACTCTTCTTGGTGTTTGGATGGAAAGATATCTGCCGTTTAATGTTTCATCTATTATTTACATAAGTGTCATAGGTATTGTTATTGCATATCCTTCAATGCCGACTTCTGATTTTGTTACATATTATGTTTCACACATTGAACTTCTATCTATTGTAACTGTATTCCTTGCCTATGTGGGAATAGGTATGGGTAAAAGTTGGAATGAGTTTAAAGCACTTGGTAGTAGGGCAGTTATTATTACAATACTGGTTATCGCTTCTACTTACTTTGGATCTGCAATTGTAGCTCATATTATTTTAATTATCACCGGCGTTCCAATATGAACCATTTTTTTATTTTTTGAAATTACTATTCTATTTTTTCTGATTTCATCTTCTTTTATTTTCTGCGGTTGCTGTAATATAAATTGTTTTAATGGGATTTGAAGCTGTTTAAATCAATTTTATAATTTCAATCTTAAATATTTAATACTACTTTTTACATATATTATATTTAGGTGTTTTATGTTTTTGCAAAATATTTCTAAATTTATTTCAAACTATCGCTATGAACAAGCAACGGTAGAGTCAGTTACTACTGTAAAAGCAGCATTTTTGGACTTTTTAGGAGTAACCTATCGGGGAGTAGGTGAACCGGCTTCCCAAATAGCTTGCAATACTATTAATGAAATATTTCATGGAAACTTAAATTTAAATTTAAAGGCATCTGTCATTGGCACCAATATTAAAACAGGCATATTGAATGCAGGATTAATAAATGGAATTTCTGCACATGCCATGGAATTGGATGACGGTCACAGAGGGGCTCAGATTCATTTAGGTTCAGTAATTTTTCCAACAGCTCTTGCAATAGCTGAAGCTTATGATTTAACTGGTAAAGAGTTTTTAGAAGGTGTTATCGTAGGCTATGAAGTTGGAATCCTTTTAGGTCAAATTGTCAATCCGGAACACAGAAATAAGGGATTTCATACGACGGGAACTGTGGGCACGTTTATTACCGGAGCAGTAGCATCTAAACTATTAAAATTAGATGATGGGCAGGTATTAAATGCTTTAGGATTGTGCGGAACTCAGGCAGCGGGATTGTTGGAATCAGACCATGGGGGGTCAATGGGAAAACCTCTTCATGTGGGGAAAGCAGTTTATAATGGAATTTTATCGGCATATCTTGCAAGAAACGGATTCACAGGCAGTATCACAATCTTTGAAGGTAATGAAGGATTTTTGAAGACAATGGTAGTTGATGGGGAGGAGTATAATATTGACGATTTCTCACTTGAAAATGTCTTAAAAGACATCGGTAAGGTAAGGGTTAGAGACATTTACTTTAAAAAATACCCCTTCTGCAGACACCTGCATTCATCAATAGACACTGCATTAAAACTAAAATCCAGTATTGGAGAGGAATATGATCATATTCAAAATGTAGCCATTAAAACATATTCTGTTGCAGCTGACCACAATAATTATAATCCTAAAAACATTGAAGAGTTAAGACAAAGCCTTCCTTATGCTGTTGCAATTGCACTTGTTGTTGGTGAAGTTAGTGCTGATGATGTTAATCAATTAATAGAATATGGGCTTTTAGATAATTATTCAACAGTTGATAAGGTGAATAGCATTAAAAATCTTGTTGATCATATGGTTATTGTTTGTGATGATAAATTGAATGAGTTGTATCCAGATAAGCGACCATCAAATGTCATTATTAAATTGGATTCCACATTTAGAAATGGGGTATTTCAAAATATCACATTCATTCCAAAAGGAGACTTTGAAAACCCCTTCCAGCTACGTGAACTGGTAGATAAATTCAAAGGATTAAATCCTCAATATGACATTAAAAATTTAACGGTAATTGATTCACTTGAAGATTATACAATGAAATATGTTGTTCAAAAATTAAACAGGTAGATAGTATGAACAATACAAAAAGATATCTTAAGCAAATTGGCATTGAAGATGTTTCTCCAGATTACACTTCACATAAAAGGTTCGGCGATGGAGGGCAGTTCCGTTTTGAAGTTCCAGGAATTCAATCTCCAAAAACAATGAATGCATTATTAGATGAAGCCGACAAAGACGACATTTTTATTCATCGTGTTACTCAAACAAAAGGTATAATGATGCTAACCGATGAAGAAATTAATGAAATGGTTAGCTTAGCTAAAAATTATGCCTGCGAATTATTCTTATCTGTAGGTCCAAGAGCAACATACGATACCTCAGCAACAGTTCATACAAAAGAGGGAACTAGAATCGGCTATAGATTAAGAGGTTATGACAATTTAGTTTATGGTATTGAAGATGTAAAAAGGGCATGCAGGCTAGGCGTTCGCGGAATTTTACTTTATGATGAAGGTTTGCTTTGGGTTTTAAATCAAATGCGCAGAGACAGTGAAATTCCAGAAAATGTCTGTTTCAAATTATCTGCTCATGCAGGCCATTCAAATCCTGCTTCAGCAAAATTACTTGAATCTCAAGGGTTAAATTCACTGAATCCTGTTCGTGACTTGCAAATCCCAATGATTGCAGCTATTAGGAGTGCAACTGATATGTCTTTGGATTTACATACTGAAAACCCTAAATCAACAGGGGGTTTTATAAGGCATTATGAAGTTCCGAAATTTGTTAGAGTAGCATCCCCGGTATACTTGAAAACAGGAGGTTCAGTTGCAGCTAATCATAATTGGGATACAACAGATGCTGAAGCTAAAGCTCGTATAAAACAAGTTAAACTTGTAAAAAGGATGATTGATGAGTATTATCCTGAAGCTATTGTTTCACCAGATAAATCTAGTGATTTGGCAGTTCCTGAGTGATTATATGGATATTTTAAATGATATTTCAGATTGCATAATTAAAGCTTCAACAACACTTTCAGATGATAAATATGCCGCTTTAAATAATGCTATTGTTATGGAAGATAATGACAATGCATGTTGGGCTTTAAATCAAATTTTAGAAAATTATCAAATTGCTCAAAAAACTAATTTTCCTTTATGCGATGATACCGGAATCCCTCATGTAATAATTGAAATAGGTGAAGAAAGAGAAATTTCCGGAGAACTGTTGAATCAAATTCATGAAGGTATTGCATTAGGCTTAAATAATCTTCCAGCAAGGCCGATGGCTGTAAAAGGTGGGGAAATTCAACGTATTGAGCAAAGTGAAGGTTTATTTGAAGAACCTGGAAAACTTCCCCCTGCATCTATATTAATAGACAGTGTTAATGATGAATCGACATATAAAAGAGATATTTCTCCAGATACTTTAAATATTCATTTTTTACTTGAAGGTGGAGGTCCTGAAATTCGGTCTAAAACATTTAGGGTTTATCATAAACGTTCTTTTGAAAATGTGATTGATGCTGCATGCGGATGGTTGGAATCATCCCTTCAGATGTTGGGCTGCACTCCATCAATTCCCTCAATTGGAATTGGAAGAACTCACTTTGAGGCAACGTCACTTTTACTTAAGGCAATTGCTTATGGAAACCTGAACAATCAAAGTGAATTTGAACAAGAAATCACAAATAGATTAAATAAAACAGGTATTGGGCCTTTAGGTTTAGGTGGTAAATCCACTGTTTTCGGTTGTTATTTAAATATCGGAAATCAAAGAGCCAGTGGAGTTAGAATAGTATCTATTAGGCCATCTTGTTTTGTTGAACCAAGAGTTGCTTTGTTAAAATTATAATGTTTATATATCATTTTAAATTATATTATATTATTAAGTTCAAAAGGTTTTAAAAATGCATGAAAATAATTTTAAAGTTAATCCCAAATCTTTAAAAACTGCTATTACTCGGGTTGAAGAAAATAAAATTGTAACTCGGGAATATAATCAAAGAGATTTAATTGAAAAAATAAGGTATAATGACCTAGTATTTTTACTTCTTAAAGGCAGATTACCTTCTATAAATGAAAGTAAGGTATTTAATCATGTTTTAGTTTCTTTTTGTGACCATGGCGTAACTCCACCAAGCACTCAAACAGCACGTTTAATAACTTCTTCAGGTTCACCTATGAACTCGGCAGTTGCAGGAGCATTGTTATCTTTTGGACATAAACATGCAGGAGCTATTGAAAAAACTATGGAGTTATATCAATCTAAAATTAATTCTACACATTTAATTGGAGACTCAGACATTGACAACAAGCAAATTGCAAGTTTGGCCATTGAAATTCACAATGAGTATGTCCTTAAAGACAAAAAAATCCCCGGTTTTGGCCATAGGTATCATAGAATTGATCCAAGGGCAGATAAATTAATAGATGTTGTTATTAATGCAGGATGTGTAGGTCCTCATATCAAATTGGCATTGGCGCTTCAGGACTTAGTATTTGAAAAGAAAAATATTCGTCTTAATGTTGATGGTGCAAATGCCGCAATATTGTCTGATTTAGGGTTTGAACCGGAATTGGGTTTAGGAGTGTTCATGATTGGAAGGCTTCCAGGATTAATTGCACATATTCATGAAGAAAACATGGAAGAAGAAGAGTTTAGAAGATTCTGTGACCTTGATGATGTAGAGTATATGGGATGATAAAATGGAATTTATTGATGTTATTAATGAAAGATACAGTGTAAGGGGATATTTGGATAAGCCTGTAGAGAAAGAAAAACTTGAATACGTCTTAAAAGCAGCTACAATAGCACCAACTGGTGTAAATGCACAAGCATTTAAAGTATATGTGGTTGATACTAAAAAGCATAAAGAGGATTTGTCTAAAATTTACGGTGCAAAATGGTTTGTTGAAGCCCCATATGTATTATGTGTTGTTGGAATTAAAAACGAAGCATGGACTAGACCGTGGGATATGAAAAATATTGCCGATATTGATGCAACTATTGTAATGGATCATATGATTCTTGCAGCAACTGATGTAGGTCTTGGAACATGTTATGTTGGAGCGTTTAAGAAAAATATGGCTCATCAATTCTTGAACCTAGAAGAAAATGAGGAGGCCATACTATTTTCGCCTTTAGGTTATGGAAATGCCGCTCCAAGAGATACTCCAAGAAAAGAATTAGATGAATTCGTAGTTTACATTGATTAAAATGAGTTTATTTATATTAAGTGCAGATAATTCAAAAGAAATGGAGAAAATTTCCAGGGAGTTATCTCAAAATAAATTTAAAACAATTGAAAAACAGGATAACTATATATTAATGAAAAAAAGAAGATACGGCAATCCATTAATACATGCAATTTGTCTAATCATCGCATTGTCAGTTTTCGGTATTTTAATTTTTGTTAATGTAATTTATTTTACCTATTCGTTTCTTTGGGCTTCGCCTAATGTTTTAATCACAACAGAAAAAGTTGGCGATGATGATGAACCTTTGAAATTCAATAATATGGATGAAATATTAAAACAGGCAACAGCTATTTTATAATTTCATCTACGCTATACTCTTCTATTTTTCTAATTAACAATGGGGTTTTACAACTGATATATTCGGATTCCTCACCAAGTTTAGCATCAATAAGGACTTCATTTACACTAGGTTCTGAAAATAATGCTAATAAATCTGAATTAAACTCATCGTAATCTTTTTGAACTTGTTCATTACTGAATCCTAAACGAGGAATCTCTTCTGTCCAGATATCATTGCCCGGTGAGAATTTTTTATCAATTACATTTCCATTTTTTATTTCACCATCTAATGTAAGTGAAAAATTTTTATTTAAAATTATCCAAACTGCTCGCTCCATATACATTAGTTGGTGTAAAATGATATAAATATTATGAAGTTTAAACTGTTATTATGGCTAATGTTAAAATGTTTAAATTATTAGGTGTAATGTTGGCTTTAATGTTAATTGTTTGGGCAATTTCTCCATTCTTGAGACATCAACCTATTACAAATGAAGTTTTGACCTCTGTAATTATATTAATTTTAATTGCTGCTGCATACTTGATAATATTATTTAATCCAAGTTGGACTAAAGCGGTGTTCTTTTTTGAAGGTATTGTTATTGGTGTAAGTGGTTATATGTTACTTGCCTATCCTTACAATTTGGAATTTGCAATAGTCGGTATAATCATCATTGTAATAGCAATTCTTGCTTACTTGCAAAAATTACCGCTTAGTATATTAAAATGGTTTTATAGATAATTTATTTATCTGTTATTCTTTTTTTTATTAACTATTTCTATCTAATTATTATCTTTTAATAACTTTTATTTATTTAAAATTAAATTTTACGAATTCTAAACAAAATGGATAGTAAAAGATATATATATTACTCAACAAAAATAGATATACCATGGTGATTAATTATGGCAGAGATATCAGACGCAATCGCAATGATAAAAAAAGCTGAATCCGATGCTGAACAACTTATTATTGATTCAGAAGCTCAATCTAAAAATATGATTGCTGAATCAGAAGTTAAAGCTGATGAAATTATTTCAACAGCCAAATTACAAGCTGAAGACGATGCTAAAGATACTGTTTTTGATGCAGAAGATAAAGCTAAAAAAGAAGCACAAACAATTGCTGAGCAGTCTAAAGTTGAGGTTAAGGCCTTAAAAGACAAAGCTATGGTAAATGTTAAAGAAGCGGCTTCTATTATTGTCAATAATATTATGTAGTGTGAGATTATATGTTCAAGACAGCTAGAATGCGCAAAATTAGAATTGTTACACTGGATAAGTATGTAGCGCCTACAGTGGATGCTCTCCACGAATCAGGACTTATACAAATCAGTGATATTTCTGACAGCATTCAGCAAGATCCTGAATTAGCGGAATTAGTAACTCCTGCTAAAGCTACTCCATACACTGGTAAATTATCTTCACTTCTCATGAAAACAAACGGTATATCTGAACTATTAGGAAATTCTTTATCAGAAGGCC from Methanobrevibacter sp. V74 carries:
- a CDS encoding citryl-CoA lyase, producing MHENNFKVNPKSLKTAITRVEENKIVTREYNQRDLIEKIRYNDLVFLLLKGRLPSINESKVFNHVLVSFCDHGVTPPSTQTARLITSSGSPMNSAVAGALLSFGHKHAGAIEKTMELYQSKINSTHLIGDSDIDNKQIASLAIEIHNEYVLKDKKIPGFGHRYHRIDPRADKLIDVVINAGCVGPHIKLALALQDLVFEKKNIRLNVDGANAAILSDLGFEPELGLGVFMIGRLPGLIAHIHEENMEEEEFRRFCDLDDVEYMG
- a CDS encoding V-type ATP synthase subunit H gives rise to the protein MAEISDAIAMIKKAESDAEQLIIDSEAQSKNMIAESEVKADEIISTAKLQAEDDAKDTVFDAEDKAKKEAQTIAEQSKVEVKALKDKAMVNVKEAASIIVNNIM
- a CDS encoding fumarate hydratase; protein product: MDILNDISDCIIKASTTLSDDKYAALNNAIVMEDNDNACWALNQILENYQIAQKTNFPLCDDTGIPHVIIEIGEEREISGELLNQIHEGIALGLNNLPARPMAVKGGEIQRIEQSEGLFEEPGKLPPASILIDSVNDESTYKRDISPDTLNIHFLLEGGGPEIRSKTFRVYHKRSFENVIDAACGWLESSLQMLGCTPSIPSIGIGRTHFEATSLLLKAIAYGNLNNQSEFEQEITNRLNKTGIGPLGLGGKSTVFGCYLNIGNQRASGVRIVSIRPSCFVEPRVALLKL
- a CDS encoding nitroreductase family protein; this encodes MEFIDVINERYSVRGYLDKPVEKEKLEYVLKAATIAPTGVNAQAFKVYVVDTKKHKEDLSKIYGAKWFVEAPYVLCVVGIKNEAWTRPWDMKNIADIDATIVMDHMILAATDVGLGTCYVGAFKKNMAHQFLNLEENEEAILFSPLGYGNAAPRDTPRKELDEFVVYID
- a CDS encoding peptidase translates to MNNTKRYLKQIGIEDVSPDYTSHKRFGDGGQFRFEVPGIQSPKTMNALLDEADKDDIFIHRVTQTKGIMMLTDEEINEMVSLAKNYACELFLSVGPRATYDTSATVHTKEGTRIGYRLRGYDNLVYGIEDVKRACRLGVRGILLYDEGLLWVLNQMRRDSEIPENVCFKLSAHAGHSNPASAKLLESQGLNSLNPVRDLQIPMIAAIRSATDMSLDLHTENPKSTGGFIRHYEVPKFVRVASPVYLKTGGSVAANHNWDTTDAEAKARIKQVKLVKRMIDEYYPEAIVSPDKSSDLAVPE
- a CDS encoding MmgE/PrpD family protein, with protein sequence MFLQNISKFISNYRYEQATVESVTTVKAAFLDFLGVTYRGVGEPASQIACNTINEIFHGNLNLNLKASVIGTNIKTGILNAGLINGISAHAMELDDGHRGAQIHLGSVIFPTALAIAEAYDLTGKEFLEGVIVGYEVGILLGQIVNPEHRNKGFHTTGTVGTFITGAVASKLLKLDDGQVLNALGLCGTQAAGLLESDHGGSMGKPLHVGKAVYNGILSAYLARNGFTGSITIFEGNEGFLKTMVVDGEEYNIDDFSLENVLKDIGKVRVRDIYFKKYPFCRHLHSSIDTALKLKSSIGEEYDHIQNVAIKTYSVAADHNNYNPKNIEELRQSLPYAVAIALVVGEVSADDVNQLIEYGLLDNYSTVDKVNSIKNLVDHMVIVCDDKLNELYPDKRPSNVIIKLDSTFRNGVFQNITFIPKGDFENPFQLRELVDKFKGLNPQYDIKNLTVIDSLEDYTMKYVVQKLNR